aaaaaattctttgAAAAAAGTCTGTTGCTTTTAAGGAAATTTTGTATATTGTTAATGGTGATTTAATATGATAAAGCTTAATTTCcactaaaaaaatatataaagttAGGCTTAACTGACATTTTTGtacattcaaatttaaaatctCTAGTGCCTTGGAAAAAGCAAATACAATTGATCTGAGAAAAGACAGAAATTATTTGAATATGACGGGCACATTGAAAAATCCTTGAAGACAAAATAGCCGCCACACGAGAAAGAGAAAATATGAAACTAAGGCCTTTCAATGATTTTCAATAATTTACAACTGCTCATAATGCACATGATGATAGTtccattttaaaattctatcaAGACATCAGTACAGCTAACTTCGTTGGGCATCGCAAGACCAAGAATTTGTCCCACCAAGTTTAAAATGTCATTAGATGGAAACTGCTCTCACGAGTTTGAGTTTTGTTCAATTGGTTGATACAATTTTTACAACTTTTGGTGTAAATTTATACGATTTTGACATAGATCTAAATTTATCAACTCATATAAGTTATTTTACACCAATGCTATATGAATTTATACAAAATATAGTAAGAATTATACAAACAGGGTTTGAACCGGACAGAATTCAATTTGTGAATCCGAATCGATTATTCGACAGCCAATCGTACCCATCAAAAACTTTAAAATGGCCTAGCTAAATTTACCCGGATCTTATCCCAATTAATATTTAGGAACCTTGTTGATTAAAAATCAAACAAATGAATACCTTTCCATAATGTAACTGGATAATCCTattaacaaagaaaaaaaatctactTAACTACAAAAGTAAAAAGTAAAAACAAATCCACTTAACAATGTTTTCACTATGAAAGTAGCAAGGAAAATGTAACAATTGACTTATGCAACATCAAGATATACAAGAATTCCGAAACTTCTCTACTGTCTAATGCTCAAGGAAGCAGCTGCTTCTTCAGAACGAGATGGAGTCCACAATCTTTATTCATTTGTGCAATCGGTAAATGGGCACCACTTTTAAATGCTCAGCCCTTGAATTTACTAAACCAAAAGCCTCAGACATATCCAAATCAGTTGGCTGAATGTTGTCTGCAAGTTCCCAATCGAAACAATGCACCAACTGTGCTAGCACAAAACGCACAACAGTGAGCCCCAACTGCAAACCTGGGCAAATTCTTCTGCCTGAGCCAAATGGTATAAGTCGGAAATCTTGTCCTCGAAGGTCTATATCTCTATCCTTGAATCTTTCAGGAATGAAGGCCTCCGGATCAGGCCAGACATTTGGATCACGGCCAATTGCGTATATGTTTATGATGATCCGCGATTTTTTCTGAATATGGAAGTCGTCAACTGTGCAATCTTGAATTGACTCATGGGGGAGCATTAGTGGTCCGACAGGATGAAGCCTCATTGATTCTTTGACAACCATGTCCAAATACTCCAGGCCCTCAAGATCCGATTCCTCAACAATCCTCTCCAATCCGACTTTCTCTTCCAGTTCTTTCTGGAGTTTCCTCATGGCCGCTGGATGTCTAAGGAGTTCTAAAATGGCCCATTCAACTGCTGTCACTGAAGTGCCCATCGAGGCTACAAGCATATCCTGTTTTGTTGAGGTAAATAAATGAATGAGCAAGGAAAGTGAAGATAATTGTCAACTTTTGCTTCTTTTGTCACAGGGACTGCAGTCATTTGATATAGGTATGGAAACAAACCCTTTATCAGCAGACAGCAACAAAGAAATGATCAGCACCCATAAAAGTAAGACCAACACTACTGTTCTGAAGAGTAAGAGCAATAGCACAATAACTCAGGAAATAActatttcttcaaattttatTAGTCCAAAGATTATAACAAGCtgaaaattttgtagaaacaaTAAAGACAAAATTCAACAAGGTTAAAATAACCAGCTATGTATGTAAACAATAATTCAGCCGATAAGAATTTAGAGCAACCACACTTACGAACAAAACAGCTTTGACATGACGACGGTCAAATTCGAACTCAGACGTTCCGGACTGAATAATTTCCATCATGATGTCCACAAAGTCCTTGGTTTGTCTCTGCTCCTTGCATTCAAGATGTTCGTCAatgattttatcaaaaaaatcatGGAACACCTTAGCCAGAGCCTTAAATCGACGAGTAAGTCCCTGAAGATCAAGCACACCAAGCAGGGGAAAGTAATCACCGATATTAGGCGTCGATCCAACATGCAATGCTTCCTGAATGACCTCTCCAAAACCCCTATCATCAAAATCCTTATCCATGTACTTCTGTCCAAATATCATCAAGCAACTCATATTCGCGCCTAAGGATGAAATCAAGGCACTAAGATCCACAGCAGCACCATCTGAAGCAGCATGTTTTAGTGATTTGACCAATTTTCCCACCTCTTCTCCTCTCATTGGCCTGAATGAATTGATCTTGTGGCTGCTGAGCAACTGTAAAATGCAAAGCTTACGCATGCTTCGCCAATAGGGACCATATTGACCGAAAGTCAAGTTTCTCTGCTCATACGCGATGTACCAAGATGCTTCATGATAAGGTCTACCGGCAAAAACTTGATCGTAAGTCTTGAGAAACTTTTCAGCTGCTTCAGGAGATGAGACAATGATCGCTGGGACATAACCAAAACGCATGTACATTATAGGGCCATGTTTTTTGGCCAATTTCGCCAAATCTTGATGAGGGTTCTTCCCTAGTAGATGCAGACTTCCTATAACCGGGAGCCCTTTTGGACCTGGAGGCAACCCTCTTCTCTTCTTCATCAAGAATAAATCTTGAAGAAAATAGCAAAGTGCGGCCAAGGCTAAGGATGCCCATAGCCAATGAATGCTCATCATCATTTCAGCTCTCCAAGCAGTACAAACTGTTAGGAAATTGATGACAGAATGCAAAGAGACAAATTGGATTGGAGTATCTTATTTTGTCTATTGTCTTCCTAATTCCAATTTAGTTAAGTTTaccattttttccttctttggtcttgtTTGAGTTATCCTTTTCAGCTTTTTAACTAATTTGTTTGTCCACTTTGTATCATTTACGCCACTTGTGGTTTAGTGTTTGTTTACGTAACCCTCTTAtgatttcaaaaactatatataaccccctcataatttgaattaaagtgtcaaaataacATAATTTATAATTCATAATGGAGTTaactaaaatattaaaaatacctctatataaagttgaaaattatttatttaccaCAGGAGGggttatatatatgtattaagaaccataagggggttatatgataaaacaCTAAATCATAAGGAGGTTATatgttaaaatataaaatcatatgGGATTAGAGTATcatgcatattatgtttatatattttggttatttcagtcattttaattttaaacaATGGTACAATggtaattttgatattttcataGGTTCCGTTACGGAtgatcatttccgtcactttgacactttaatttaAACTATAAGGggattatatataatttttaaaactataagggATTATGTACAAATTATCTATATCActggggtaaaatgtaatttgctcTTTAATTATTGGTTTTTAGTTTTAGGGAGTTTTTGACTTTCagttttaggatttttttttttggcatgctcttgatgatgaattttaattgtttcattgtattattttagttacaaacaacTTTTGTGATAGTTAATTAAAACGCATTACAACTATTTTTATAGATGATAGTTTAGGTAGTGCAAGCTACAAAAATTTATACTCATATTACTTACGCTCGCATACTCATGATACATTTATAGGGAGTACATATGGATATAAATAGACAGATAGATATAAATAGAttgatagatttttttttttatcagcaacgatacatttgtataacctactctatcctaaCCTAGGGAGAGGGGGAGCCTAGGGAGGCTGTGGTAGGGGctagtgggtatacagacccaactagaCCCATTACAACTATTTTTACAGATGATAGTTTAGGTAGTGCAAGCTACAAAAATTTCTATTCATATTACTTTCGCTCGTATACTCGTGATACATTTATAGGGAGTACATATATAGATATAAATGGACAGATAGATATAAATAGATCGATAGATGGATATATTCAAGGCCAAACAATGTACAAGATCAAATAAATGCGTGACATGCGCTTTCAGAGATGTCGTTTCAGTCAACATCTAATATTCAATTAGCAAGAGAGAGGAATTCATACCACTTCACTTGCCATTGACTTCTTTGTTTGGTTTTGCCACTTGATCTGAATTCTCATGAAATGAAATTAACCATCTGAGATGTATCTTTAAGTCAAATTTAGATGAGAAGGTAGGAAAGCTCAATTCATATCTTGGTTTGCAAGTTCAAGGAAAAAGGTTTATTAACTAGTGTTTTGTAACATTTTTGTTGTGTTGAAGGAAGCAGCTTCTTTAGAACGAGATGGAAACAAGTTACCAAATTGACGAATTGGCAAATGTTTGTGTCAATCTATGAATTGAAAAGAAGCAACCAGCAAAACGTTAGAGAGGACACAAAAGTGCATGCAGAGTCTTGAATCAAGTATGCCTTCAGAAACTAGTGATAATTCACGTACAAAACTTACACGTGATTGTATTATTCCAAAATATAATATTGTTTTAGATATTAAAATTGTGGAATTCTGATTGTTAACATCATAATATAAATTTCtatgtttttattttcttcaaccaattatttttcaaaacattatttaaaagtacaatcATAGATCAACGTTTTCATAACTTTTCTTTCCTGAACTGTTTAGATATTTTGTCACTTTAATTCTAAAGCATCAAATGTTGATGGTACTGCACTTATATACCAATACAATGTTTAAAGTAGAATTGACAATTGAATGGAAAATTTAGCTTATATTCACTATTGAGAGcaccttttctttttatactGTATTGTTTTGGTATCTGCATCAAACGTTTTTTGTCTTTCCATGGGATTTGAGTGACctaaatattttcttttttatgtcatttgatttgaatttttcAACTTTGTGATTAACTTCTTGTTGTCCTTTATGtcattttatgatttttatatagtgacttttctttcagtttattttttttctattaatGATGGGTTATAAATGTTCCATAGCGCTAGTTCAATTATAAGTATATTGTAGCCTTCATTTTTCTAATGGTTAACATGATTGatattgattgattgattataGCGCAAATTACTATTAGTTCCCTTGTGGTTTCATCTATTGCCACATAATTTCTTAACGTTTCAAAATATCCACATTATCCTATATGGTTTCATGCAAACTtggaaatttagaaaaaaaaaaaaaaaaaacttatgtAACGTCATTAGTTGAAATACCAGTGGTGCCGTTACTTAAATGCTCAATCAAATGACAACTTAACCACCTTATACAAAATCATAATGGGATGATGTGGATAAATGCAAAATTCACAGATGCAAACCATAAGGATTTAAGTGGTTATTAAGATTTCATCACACACAGTTTTAAAGCACGTGTGGTTTAATCGGAATAACTAATTATGCATTCCGTTTACTTTCCACTTTACATAAACCCCCAAGGGAATTATGTGGCTATTTTGAAACCTTAGGAGGGTCATCTGGCATTTTATATACAAAACTACAGGGGGATTATATAGAATTTAGCGTTGATTATATCATTACTATTCAAATCCAATGCAATGTATGTAATTATTGTTTAGAGGGAAACTTAAGCATCAACGAAACAAAAACCAAATTTTGCTTACACTTAATCAAATAAAATTGGTGATACTTCTAAAGAGAGTATAGACCTAGACAGAGATAGATAAAAGTTGAGTCCACCCTCTTTACTCATTTTTGTAATCGGCAAGTAGGCACAACCTTTAAATGCTTTGCTCTTGAGGTTACTAAACCAAAAGCCTCAGACATATCCAAATCAGTTGGCTGAATGTTATCTGCAAGTTCCCAATTGAAGCAATGCACCAACTGTGCCAGCACAAAACGAACAAGGAGGACCCCCAACTGTAAACCAGGGCAACTTCTTCTGCCTGAGCCAAATGGTATGAGTCGAAAATCTTGGCCCCGAAGGTCTATATTGCTATCTTTGAATCTTTCAGGGTTGAAGGTCTCAGGATCAGGCCAGACATTTGGATCGCGTCCGATTGTGTATATGTTTATGATGATCCGCGTTTTTTTCTGAATGTGGAAGTCATCAACTGTGCAATCTTCCATTGACTCATGGGGGAGCAACAGTGGGGCCACAGGATGAAGCCTCATGGATTCTTTGATAACCATGTCCAAATATTCTAGGCCTTCAATGTCTGATTCCTCTACAATCCTCTCCAATCCGACTTTTTCTTCCAATTCTTTCTGGAGTTTCCTCATTGCCTCAGGATGCCTGAGGAGTTCTGAGATCGCCCATTCAACTGCCGTGACTGAGGTGTCCATTGAGGCTACAAGCAAATCCTGTGTAGTTGAGGTAAGGAATTGGCAGAGTTAGGCATAATGTCAAGATCAAAATAGGCGTCAAATTTGTCTTCATTTGTTGCAAGGATTGCAATTATTTGATTTAGCTATGAAACAATCCCTTTCTCAACAGACAAACAAAGGCGAACCTCAGAAAATAACGCTGGTATTATTTTGAAGAAAGTAAGAGCACAGAATTCCAGATCATGTTTTACGGTGCAAAGTTTAGTTATTTGAATTTGTTTAGTCCAGAAGTTATAACTAACCgaaaattttgttgaaaaagctAATAACAAATTCAACAAGCAATACAAAAATCTGGTGCTGTCAGCAACGTATATGAACAATAATCCAGCAAACCAGAAACGGTATAAAACATACCAACAAGATGGCTTTGACATGACTACGGTCGAACTCAAACTCAGCTTCTCCAGATTGCATAATTCCCATCATGATGTCTACAAAGTCCTTGGTTTGCTTGTGCTCCTGAGACTGTAGATGCTCATCaatgattttctcaaaaaatttatcaaacacCTTGGCAAGATCCTTAAACCGGCGAGTAAGTCCCTGAAGGTCAAGCACACCAAGTAGAGGAAAGTAGTCACCGAGGTTTGGCATGGCCGCAACATGAAGTCCTTCTTGAATAACATCTCTAAACCCCCTATCATCAAAATCCTTGTCCATATATTTCTTCCCAAATATCATCAAGCAACTCATATTTGCACCCAAGGAAGAAATTGCTGCACTAAGGTCAACAGCAGCACCATCTGAGGCAGCCTGTTTGAGTGATTTAACCAATGTTCCAACCTCTTCTCTTCTCATCGGCAGAAATGAATTGATTTTGTGGCTACTGAGCAGCTGCAGAATGCAAAGCTTACGCATGTTTCGCCAATACGGTCCATATTGGCCGAACGTCAAGTTCCTCTGCTCATAACTAACGTACCAAGAAGCTTCATGATAAGGCCTACTAGCAAAAACCTGATCGTAAGTCTTGAGAAACTTTTCAGCTGCTTCAGGGGATGAGGCAATAATTGCTGGGACATAACCGAATCGCATGTACATTAAAGGGCCATGTTTTTTGGCTAGTTTTGCCAAATCATGGTGAGGATTCTTGCCTAACAGATGCAGATTTCCTATAACAGGAAGCCCTTTTGGACCTGGAGGaaatctctttttcttcttcatcaagAACAAGTCTTGAAGGAAAAACCAGACTGCAGCCAAGGCTAGAGCTGTCGATAGCCAATGAATGCTCATCATCTTTCTCAGTTTGCTTAATGGTATTCTAGTGCTTCTTTTTCTGATCTAAGAATAGGCCTCACAGCAGCTATTTATGTCTAGTAGTAGTATTGGATAGCTATGTGTAAAGGGCGATAATCTGACGGTTGTGAATGGAAATTACAACATTTCTAAGCAGATAGACAAGAATATGAAATCTCTAAAATCAACGAGCTGAACTATCTTTTAACTTATCTCTATTGCTAATCGTGCGTCGCTTAATTAATATATGATTTTCTTATATACACTCCCTGAGGTAAAGGGTATCAAATATCAATCTCCATACCAGATACAGCCGCCTTCTCTGGTGCTTTTGCAGATATTTTTTGGGCAAGTTGTGTTGATGTCAACCCCGCGCGTTCAAGGGAAGTGACATCGAACTGATTTCGATGATATGGTCAATTGGGTCGtgcaaattttttttcacaaatataaaaaaataagaataaaaagaaattcttgaagtttgaTGCTGTTCAATTTGAACCGCTACTTATTAAAGTAGAATTTACACCACTTCAATTCAATTCACAAATTTGTCAAGTAGTCTGGTGACTCAATTCCAAGACCAGACCACTTATGTGATATTTTATTGTGCTACATTCCATTGTGATCATACATTGAAAATGGTCCAAAACCTTGccgtaaatttttttttccattttttcaaatttttgcagaCTGTTGTCATAGAGAAAAATTGATAATTCTTGCGATCTGGCCTTATAAGGATTATGTATGAATAAATTGCAGATGAGCTTGTAGATTTTTCAACTCTAGCCGTCCGAACAGAATGTGGTGACATTGTGGCTGATTGCAACCCGTCAACTGTCACAATTCTGATAGTttgtccttttgttttttttgccGAAACGGTAATTTCTATTCTACATTATAGGTAACGGACATATTTAAAATGGTCAATGAAGAATCATAAGGAGATTGAATCACCACCAGACTAAATGAATAGCTATGCATCCACTTATAAAACTTTCAAAAACTAGGAGAAGAATGCAAGTTAAGAAATTTAATCCCTTATCCTACATTCATTAATGAGAGTTTTAAGTCTCTTCTTGGTAGCCAACTCAGTTGGACTGAAATAGTTACATGTTAGTTTGCCATTTCTGTCATCGTAGCTAGGCTGATTTAGTTACATGTGACATAGTTTGCCAtttctctcattttttatgGATTACGTCATTGCATATGTCTCTATTGATCTATTGATTACAAAGATAAAGAAATCAACCatgttttttccccttttttagACAAATAAAGTGGTAGTGGTATTCTAATAGTTTGgatatcaaatttttttcaataatattttgtttgtatcataaaaatatttttcaacccacatttttatttcacatatatcatatcacaaaaGTACTACactaattatttcaaataatactctatccaaacagaGAACAAGTATTCTATCACTGCTAACTTCGTTAGGCATCACCGctaattttaaataatactctatccaataTGATGGTAGTtccattttaaaattctatcaCTGCTAACTTTGTTAGGCATCAAGGACAAGAATCATCGCAAGACCAAGAATTTGTCCCACCAAGTCTAAAATGTCATTAGATGGAAACTGCTCTCACTGAGTTCAGTTTTGTCCAACTAATTGATACAATTCTTCCAACTTTTGGAATAAATTTGTATAATTTtgatataaatttaaatttatcaaCTCATACAACTAATTTTACACCAATACTATATGAGTTTATACAAAATATAGTAAGAATTATACAAACAGGATTTGAACCTGACAGAATTCAATTTGTAAACCCGAATCCGTTATTCGACAGCCAATCATACCTATCAAAAACTTTAAAAGGGCTTAGCTAATTTTCCCCGGATCTTATCCCACTTAATATTTGGGAAAGTTGTTGattaaaaaacaaacaaatgaatACATTTCCATAATGTAACTGGATAATcgaattaacaaaaaaaaattaaaaaaatctacTTTTACAGTTCCTGAACTAGAATTGGAGTCCACAATCTTTATTCATTTGTGCAATCGGTAAGCAGGCACTACCTTTGAATGCTTAGCCCTTGAAGTTACCAAACCAAAAGCCTCAGACATATTCAAACCGATTGGCTGAATGTTATCTGCAAGTTCCCAATTGAAACAATGCACCAACTGTGAGAGCACAAAACGCACAACAGTGAGCCCCAACTGCAAACCTGGGCTAATTCTTCTGCCTGAGCCAAATGCTACAAGTCAGAAATCTTGTCCGCGAAGGTCTATTACGCTATCCTTGAATCTTTTGGGGATGAAGGCCTCCGGATCAGGCCAGACATTTGGATCACGGCCAATTGCATATACATGATTCGCGGTTTTTTCTGAATATGGAAGTCATCAACTGTGCAATCTTGAATTGACTCGTGGGGGAGCATTAGTGGTCCGACAGGATGAAGCCTCATTGATTCTTTGACAACCATGTCCAAATACTCCAGGCCCTCAAGATCTGATTCCTCAACAATCCTCTCCAATCCGACTTTCTCTCCCAGTTCTTTCTGGAGTTTCCTCATGGCCGCTGGATGTCTAAAGAGTACTAAAATGGCCCATTCAACTGCTGTCACTGAAGTGCCCATCGAGGCTACAAGCATATCCTGTTTTGTTGAGGTAAATAAATGAATGAGCAAGAAAAATGGAGATAATTATCACAGAGACTGCAATCATTTGATATAGGTATGGAAACGAACCCTTTAGCAGCAGACAACAATAAAGAAATGATCAACACCAATGAAAGTAAGACAAGCACTGCTGTTCTGAAGAGTTAAGAGCAATTGCACAATAATTCAGCAAATAactatttcttgaaattttattaGTCCAGAGATTATGACAAGCTGAAAGTTTTGTAGAAACAATAAAGACAAAATTCAACAAGGTTAAAATAACCAGCTATGTATGTGAACAAGAATTCAGCCGATAAGAATTTAGAGCAACCACACTTACGAACAAAACAGCTTTGACATGACGACGGTCAAATTCGAACTCAGACGTTCGGAAGCCCTTTTGGACCTGGAGGCAACCCTCTCCTCTTCTTCATCAAGAATAAATCTTGAAGAAAATAGCAAAGTCCAGCCAAGGCTAGAGTTGCCCATAGCCAATGAATGCTCATCATCATTTCAGCTCTCCAAGCAGCACAAACTGTTAGGAAATTGATGACGGAATGTAAAGAGACAAATTGGATTGGAGTATCTTATTTTGTCTATTGTATTCCAAATTCCAATTTAGCTAAGTTTaccattttttccttctttggtGTTGTTCGAGTTGTCCTTTTCAGCTTTTTAACTAGTAATTTGTTTGTCCACTTTGTATCATTTACCCTCTTTTGGTTTAGTGTTTGTTTACATGTTCCAAAACTATACATAATGCACTcatgatttgaattaaagtATCATGTTCCAAAACTATACATAATGCACTcatgatttgaattaaagtATCAAAGTAACGGAATTTGCAATTCATAACGAAATtaactaaaatgtcaaaaattcccctatgtaaagttaaaaattatttattaaccacagagggattatatatatgtattaaaaatcataagagagttatatgataaaacactaaatcataacaaggttatatggtaaaatataaaattatatggAGTTAAAGTGTCATgcatattatgtatatatattttggtcatttcaatcattttaattt
This sequence is a window from Coffea eugenioides isolate CCC68of chromosome 7, Ceug_1.0, whole genome shotgun sequence. Protein-coding genes within it:
- the LOC113778414 gene encoding cytochrome P450 CYP736A12-like, translating into MMSIHWLWASLALAALCYFLQDLFLMKKRRGLPPGPKGLPVIGSLHLLGKNPHQDLAKLAKKHGPIMYMRFGYVPAIIVSSPEAAEKFLKTYDQVFAGRPYHEASWYIAYEQRNLTFGQYGPYWRSMRKLCILQLLSSHKINSFRPMRGEEVGKLVKSLKHAASDGAAVDLSALISSLGANMSCLMIFGQKYMDKDFDDRGFGEVIQEALHVGSTPNIGDYFPLLGVLDLQGLTRRFKALAKVFHDFFDKIIDEHLECKEQRQTKDFVDIMMEIIQSGTSEFEFDRRHVKAVLFDMLVASMGTSVTAVEWAILELLRHPAAMRKLQKELEEKVGLERIVEESDLEGLEYLDMVVKESMRLHPVGPLMLPHESIQDCTVDDFHIQKKSRIIINIYAIGRDPNVWPDPEAFIPERFKDRDIDLRGQDFRLIPFGSGRRICPGLQLGLTVVRFVLAQLVHCFDWELADNIQPTDLDMSEAFGLVNSRAEHLKVVPIYRLHK
- the LOC113778395 gene encoding cytochrome P450 CYP736A12-like; translation: MMSIHWLSTALALAAVWFFLQDLFLMKKKKRFPPGPKGLPVIGNLHLLGKNPHHDLAKLAKKHGPLMYMRFGYVPAIIASSPEAAEKFLKTYDQVFASRPYHEASWYVSYEQRNLTFGQYGPYWRNMRKLCILQLLSSHKINSFLPMRREEVGTLVKSLKQAASDGAAVDLSAAISSLGANMSCLMIFGKKYMDKDFDDRGFRDVIQEGLHVAAMPNLGDYFPLLGVLDLQGLTRRFKDLAKVFDKFFEKIIDEHLQSQEHKQTKDFVDIMMGIMQSGEAEFEFDRSHVKAILLDLLVASMDTSVTAVEWAISELLRHPEAMRKLQKELEEKVGLERIVEESDIEGLEYLDMVIKESMRLHPVAPLLLPHESMEDCTVDDFHIQKKTRIIINIYTIGRDPNVWPDPETFNPERFKDSNIDLRGQDFRLIPFGSGRRSCPGLQLGVLLVRFVLAQLVHCFNWELADNIQPTDLDMSEAFGLVTSRAKHLKVVPTCRLQK